A DNA window from Hordeum vulgare subsp. vulgare chromosome 1H, MorexV3_pseudomolecules_assembly, whole genome shotgun sequence contains the following coding sequences:
- the LOC123401914 gene encoding protein MIZU-KUSSEI 1-like, protein MEKKKNKNKTTTGCFAPIFAACVPSVKQQPGGADDAATSRLSFSFADQNQPESIIDPAASVVARKDGRQQQQQHCTVIVGTIFGSRSGRVTFCVQREPAVPPPFLFELSVPMQSLAAEMASGLLRIALECHRSSSSAAGENAAAAAAGTSRPRNVWTASCNGRDAGHAVRRPPTEWERGVLQSMRTMTAGVGALPAAAAHEGIDEEVMYMRATYERVVGSKDAVSYHLISPRTAGDSPPQELSLFLLRTRGD, encoded by the coding sequence atggagaagaagaagaataagaataagacgaCGACGGGCTGCTTCGCGCCAATCTTCGCCGCGTGCGTCCCCTCCGTTAAGCAGCAGCCCGGTGGCGCCGACGATGCCGCCACGAGCCGCCTCAGCTTCTCTTTCGCAGACCAGAACCAGCCGGAGAGCATCATCGACCCGGCCGCCTCCGTCGTGGCCAGGAAGGACggtcggcagcagcagcagcagcactgcACTGTCATCGTCGGCACCATCTTCGGGAGCCGAAGCGGCCGCGTCACCTTCTGCGTGCAGCGCGAACCCGCCGTGCCGCCCCCGTTCCTCTTCGAGCTCTCCGTTCCCATGCAGTCCCTCGCCGCCGAGATGGCGTCCGGCCTTCTCCGCATCGCGCTCGAGTGCCACCGCTCCTCGTCTAGTGCGGCCGGCGAaaatgctgctgctgctgccgccggcaccTCACGCCCGAGAAACGTCTGGACAGCGTCCTGCAACGGCCGGGATGCGGGGCATGCCGTGCGGCGGCCGCCGACGGAGTGGGAGCGGGGCGTGCTGCAGAGCATGCGGACGATGACGGCCGGCGTCGGGGCGCTGCCGGCCGCGGCAGCACACGAAGGGATCGACGAGGAGGTGATGTATATGAGGGCGACGTACGAGAGGGTGGTGGGATCCAAGGACGCGGTGTCGTACCATCTCATCAGCCCGCGCACCGCCGGCGATAGCCCGCCGCAGGAGCTCAGCCTCTTCCTGCTCAGAACCAGAGGCGACTGA